Proteins from a genomic interval of Ramlibacter algicola:
- a CDS encoding malto-oligosyltrehalose synthase, whose translation MSDERDWHDLARQAERHGVALRYHSFWGEDKEVPPPVIEQALSSMGLRHASPDTTGLPPVQVVTQGEHVRIAWRGEAGASRWELQSEQLSIPAYRGHVDRQGDEWVLQLPSDLGLGYWTLTLDGDPKRTCLVVYAPKRCWAPAALQDGQRWWGCTIQLYALRSSRNWGIGDFGDLRRLVDTAARQGASFIGLSPLHALFPHRPEVASPYSPSARTALNPIYLDVQALAELAGCEEARRKLHGEDFQDRLRRLREAELVDYPAVAAAKEEMLGILWRHFEQHELHPNRSQGAHFARFMRDREETLGRHALFEALQAHLFAQDPSVWGWPAWPEAYKDPDGEAVREFRETQASQVQYRFWLQWLSEVQLESVQRYAKSRGMGLGLYCDLAVGVNEGGAETWVQPSLFALGMHVGAPPDPLNALGQDWGLPPLNPVQLRNARYKPFIETLRANMRHSGALRLDHVMALMRLFWIGPQGGTYVSYPLDDLLGILALESHRHQCLVIGEDLGNVAPVMREAMRERCLLSYRPLLFERTEDGSFRPPGDWHPQALAVVSTHDLPTLRGFWLGEDLEQLARLGLFPDDPAREQAVISRSQDRARLLIALQHQGLLPPDTSAHPTSLPDATQAFVASVYAFLARTPCWLVGVQLEDVTGQLLQVNVPGTTEDRFPNWRRKISVAVEDLGSDERFAAVAAVLRADRSGPALESAPPELPPLETARIPVATYRVQFHEGNRFADVTEAVPYLHMLGISHLYSSPYLRARPGSTHGYDIIDHTGLNPEVGDERDFERMCRALRRHGMGQMLDLVPNHMGVLEADNAWWLEVLEHGEASAHAQTFDIEWAPAAPEMRGRVLLPVLGDHYGRVLESGELQLHFAPETGEFGLRYWDHRFPIDPATYPDILAVLPIPPAHDEAESDSHAVVASVLNSFERLPPRDSQDEDQRRARVRDAAIYKRNLARLVSRNTWLAHWIDSCVQRINGTPGDPASYDLLDKLIARQAYRLADWHVASDDVNYRRFFDVNTLAGLRMERQEVFEATHARVLQWLQDGHLDALRIDHPDGLSDPQQYFHRLQSRYAHQAEISGREPRALYLVVEKILAEHEPLSHLWPVHGDTGYRFGTLVNGLFVDTRQVAALDRAYHQFTGEHEDFGEIAYQCKRLIIGSLLFSELNWLVEAIYRITRANRRRCDFTRNRLRLALAEIAAGFPVYRTYLRVGEPASAADRRHIDWAVASAKRRLGGSEAGVLDHVREVLLGEGEAADVPPEQRTRFLARWQQFTAPVMAKAIEDTAFYRYLRLTSLNEVGGDPASYGISVAAFHGANQARARHRPHCLLATSTHDSKRGEDTRARIDVLSEAPQLWNDALQRWAGWAELYLGDTDAGPAPSRNDIWLLFQTLVGIWPAQLPHAQEREDLRQRVQDYMRKAVREAKRHTSWVCPNASYEEALERYVDAILRPGQPNPFVDELQRFTARLAPWGFRNSLSQVALKFTVPGVPDLYQGCEQWNFSLVDPDNRRPVDFGKLARGLAELQAHCRDGIAPLALWTQLQAHAADGRIKQLVTWRLLRLRQELPEVFEEGTYYPLPVEGPASDHAVAFARALDDRAVLVIATRLAWTLCGGEESRWSPALWAGTELRAAEAAVLRRWPRWRNALTGEPAPGLADGGSLPLQPLFATSAGLPFVVLVGEGAEGTA comes from the coding sequence TTGAGCGACGAACGCGACTGGCACGACCTCGCGCGGCAGGCCGAACGCCATGGCGTGGCGCTGCGCTACCACTCGTTCTGGGGCGAGGACAAGGAAGTCCCGCCGCCGGTGATCGAGCAGGCCCTCTCGAGCATGGGCCTGCGGCACGCCTCGCCGGACACGACCGGGCTGCCGCCGGTGCAGGTGGTCACGCAGGGCGAGCACGTGCGCATCGCCTGGCGTGGCGAAGCCGGCGCCTCGCGCTGGGAACTGCAATCCGAGCAGCTGTCGATCCCGGCCTACCGTGGCCACGTCGACCGCCAGGGCGACGAATGGGTGCTGCAGCTGCCGTCGGACCTCGGCCTGGGCTACTGGACGCTCACGCTCGACGGGGACCCGAAGCGCACCTGCCTGGTCGTCTACGCGCCCAAGCGCTGCTGGGCGCCGGCCGCGCTGCAGGACGGCCAGCGCTGGTGGGGCTGCACGATCCAGCTCTATGCGCTGCGCTCGTCGCGCAACTGGGGCATCGGCGACTTCGGCGACCTGCGCCGGCTGGTGGACACGGCCGCGCGCCAAGGCGCTTCCTTCATCGGGCTGTCGCCGCTGCACGCCCTCTTCCCGCACCGGCCCGAGGTCGCGAGCCCGTACAGCCCGTCGGCCCGCACCGCGCTCAACCCGATCTACCTGGACGTGCAGGCGCTGGCCGAGCTCGCGGGGTGCGAGGAAGCACGGCGCAAGCTCCACGGCGAGGACTTCCAGGACCGCCTGCGCCGACTGCGCGAGGCCGAACTGGTCGACTACCCCGCCGTCGCCGCCGCCAAGGAGGAGATGCTGGGCATCCTCTGGCGCCACTTCGAACAGCACGAGCTGCATCCCAACCGGTCGCAGGGTGCGCACTTCGCCCGCTTCATGCGCGACCGCGAGGAGACGCTCGGCCGCCACGCGCTGTTCGAGGCGTTGCAGGCGCACCTGTTCGCGCAGGACCCCAGCGTGTGGGGCTGGCCGGCCTGGCCCGAGGCGTACAAGGACCCGGACGGCGAGGCCGTGCGCGAGTTCCGCGAGACGCAGGCGTCGCAGGTGCAGTACCGGTTCTGGCTGCAGTGGCTGTCGGAAGTGCAGCTCGAATCCGTGCAGCGCTACGCGAAGAGCCGCGGCATGGGCCTGGGCCTGTACTGTGACCTCGCGGTCGGCGTGAACGAAGGCGGCGCCGAGACCTGGGTGCAGCCGTCGCTGTTCGCGCTGGGCATGCACGTCGGCGCGCCGCCCGATCCGCTCAATGCCCTGGGCCAGGACTGGGGCCTGCCGCCGCTGAACCCGGTGCAGCTGCGCAACGCGCGCTACAAGCCCTTCATCGAGACGCTGCGCGCCAACATGCGCCACAGCGGCGCGCTGCGGCTCGATCACGTGATGGCGCTGATGCGCCTGTTCTGGATCGGCCCGCAGGGCGGCACCTACGTCAGCTACCCGTTGGACGACCTGCTGGGCATCCTCGCGCTGGAGAGCCACCGGCACCAATGCCTGGTGATCGGCGAGGACCTGGGCAACGTCGCGCCCGTGATGCGCGAGGCGATGCGCGAGCGCTGCCTGCTGTCATACCGGCCACTGCTGTTCGAGCGCACCGAGGACGGCAGCTTCCGCCCGCCAGGCGACTGGCACCCGCAGGCGCTCGCAGTCGTCAGCACGCACGACCTGCCCACCTTGCGCGGCTTCTGGCTCGGCGAGGACCTGGAGCAGCTCGCGCGGCTCGGCCTGTTCCCGGACGACCCTGCGCGCGAGCAAGCCGTCATCTCGCGCTCGCAGGACCGCGCGCGGCTGCTGATCGCCTTGCAGCACCAGGGCCTGCTGCCGCCGGACACGTCGGCGCATCCGACTTCGCTGCCCGACGCCACGCAGGCTTTCGTCGCCTCGGTGTACGCGTTCCTCGCGCGCACGCCGTGCTGGCTGGTGGGCGTGCAGCTGGAGGACGTCACCGGGCAGCTGCTGCAGGTGAACGTCCCCGGCACGACCGAGGACCGCTTCCCGAATTGGCGCCGCAAGATCTCCGTCGCGGTCGAGGACCTCGGCAGCGACGAGCGCTTCGCTGCCGTCGCCGCCGTGCTGCGCGCAGACCGCAGCGGCCCCGCGCTCGAGTCCGCCCCACCCGAACTGCCGCCGCTGGAAACCGCGCGCATTCCCGTCGCGACCTACCGCGTGCAATTCCACGAAGGCAACCGCTTCGCGGACGTCACCGAAGCCGTGCCCTACCTGCACATGCTGGGCATCAGCCACCTGTACAGCAGCCCATACCTGCGGGCCCGCCCCGGCAGCACGCACGGCTACGACATCATCGACCACACGGGACTGAACCCCGAGGTCGGCGACGAGCGCGACTTCGAGAGGATGTGCCGGGCGCTGCGCCGCCACGGCATGGGCCAGATGCTGGACCTGGTGCCCAACCACATGGGCGTGCTGGAGGCCGACAACGCGTGGTGGCTCGAGGTGCTGGAGCACGGCGAGGCGTCCGCGCATGCGCAGACCTTCGACATCGAGTGGGCGCCGGCGGCGCCCGAGATGCGCGGCCGCGTGCTGCTGCCGGTGCTGGGCGACCACTACGGGCGCGTGCTCGAGTCGGGAGAGCTGCAGTTGCACTTCGCGCCGGAGACGGGCGAGTTCGGCCTGCGCTACTGGGACCACCGCTTCCCCATCGATCCGGCGACCTACCCGGACATCCTCGCGGTGCTGCCCATCCCTCCGGCGCACGACGAAGCCGAGAGCGACAGCCACGCGGTGGTCGCGTCGGTGCTCAACTCGTTCGAGCGCCTGCCCCCGCGCGACAGCCAGGACGAGGACCAGCGGCGTGCCCGCGTGCGCGACGCCGCGATCTACAAGCGCAACCTCGCGCGCCTCGTCTCGCGCAACACCTGGCTCGCGCACTGGATCGACAGCTGCGTGCAGCGCATCAACGGCACGCCGGGTGATCCAGCCAGCTACGACCTGCTGGACAAGCTGATCGCGCGGCAGGCCTACCGCCTGGCCGACTGGCACGTGGCCAGCGACGACGTCAACTACCGGCGCTTCTTCGACGTCAACACGCTCGCCGGCCTGCGCATGGAGCGGCAGGAGGTGTTCGAGGCCACGCATGCTCGCGTGCTGCAGTGGTTGCAGGACGGCCACCTGGACGCGCTGCGCATCGACCACCCGGACGGCCTGTCGGATCCGCAGCAGTACTTCCACCGCCTGCAGTCGCGCTATGCGCACCAGGCGGAGATCTCCGGCCGCGAGCCGCGTGCCCTGTATCTCGTCGTCGAGAAGATCCTCGCCGAGCACGAGCCGCTGTCGCACCTGTGGCCGGTGCACGGCGACACCGGCTACCGCTTCGGCACGCTGGTCAACGGCCTGTTCGTCGACACGCGCCAGGTCGCGGCGCTCGACCGCGCGTACCACCAGTTCACCGGCGAGCACGAGGACTTCGGCGAGATCGCCTACCAGTGCAAGCGGCTGATCATCGGCAGCCTGCTGTTCTCCGAGCTGAACTGGCTGGTCGAGGCGATCTACCGCATCACGCGCGCCAACCGCCGCCGCTGCGACTTCACGCGCAACCGCCTGCGGCTCGCGCTGGCGGAAATCGCCGCCGGCTTCCCCGTCTACCGCACCTACCTGCGCGTGGGCGAGCCGGCCAGCGCCGCAGACCGGCGCCACATCGACTGGGCCGTCGCCTCGGCCAAGCGCCGCCTCGGCGGCTCGGAAGCCGGCGTGCTCGACCACGTGCGCGAAGTGCTGCTGGGCGAAGGCGAAGCGGCCGACGTGCCGCCCGAGCAGCGCACGCGCTTCCTCGCGCGCTGGCAGCAGTTCACCGCACCGGTGATGGCCAAGGCCATCGAGGACACGGCGTTCTACCGCTACCTGCGCCTGACCTCGCTCAACGAAGTCGGCGGCGACCCGGCCAGCTACGGCATCTCGGTCGCCGCCTTCCATGGCGCCAACCAGGCCCGCGCGCGCCATCGCCCGCACTGCCTGCTCGCCACGTCCACGCACGACAGCAAGCGCGGCGAGGACACCCGTGCGCGCATCGACGTGCTGTCCGAGGCACCGCAGCTGTGGAACGACGCGCTGCAGCGCTGGGCGGGCTGGGCCGAGCTGTACCTCGGCGACACCGACGCGGGGCCGGCGCCGTCGCGCAACGACATCTGGCTGCTGTTCCAGACCCTGGTGGGCATCTGGCCCGCGCAGCTGCCGCACGCGCAGGAGCGCGAGGACCTGCGCCAGCGCGTGCAGGACTACATGCGCAAGGCCGTGCGTGAAGCCAAGCGGCACACCAGCTGGGTCTGCCCGAACGCGTCCTACGAGGAAGCACTGGAGCGCTACGTGGACGCGATCCTGCGGCCGGGCCAGCCCAACCCCTTCGTCGACGAATTGCAGCGCTTCACCGCGCGCCTCGCGCCCTGGGGCTTCCGCAACTCGCTCTCGCAGGTGGCGCTCAAGTTCACCGTGCCCGGCGTCCCCGACCTCTACCAGGGGTGCGAGCAGTGGAACTTCAGCCTCGTGGACCCCGACAACCGCCGGCCGGTGGACTTCGGCAAGCTGGCGCGCGGCCTGGCGGAGCTGCAGGCGCATTGCCGCGACGGCATCGCGCCGCTTGCGCTGTGGACGCAACTGCAGGCGCATGCCGCCGACGGCCGCATCAAGCAGCTGGTGACGTGGCGGCTGCTGCGCCTGCGGCAGGAGCTGCCCGAGGTGTTCGAGGAAGGCACCTACTACCCGCTCCCGGTCGAAGGCCCGGCCAGCGACCACGCCGTGGCGTTCGCACGGGCGCTCGACGACCGCGCCGTGCTGGTGATCGCGACGCGCCTGGCCTGGACACTGTGCGGCGGCGAGGAATCGCGCTGGTCGCCGGCGTTGTGGGCCGGCACCGAGCTGCGCGCCGCCGAAGCGGCCGTGCTGCGCCGTTGGCCGCGCTGGCGCAACGCGCTCACCGGTGAACCGGCGCCCGGCCTGGCAGATGGCGGCTCGCTGCCCTTGCAGCCCTTGTTCGCCACCTCGGCCGGCCTGCCCTTCGTGGTCCTGGTCGGCGAAGGCGCGGAGGGCACCGCATGA
- the glgA gene encoding glycogen synthase GlgA translates to MKILFATPECAPYVKTGGLGDVSGALPAALAALGHDVRVLLPAYRGMRVSGAVGDTVDIAASGSWPAAQLLPVQLESGVTMLLLACPGLYQREGGPYVDANGADYHDNVLRFGVLSRVAAMLGGPASPLADWRADVVHGNDWPCGLAPLYLAQARVTGSRTAASVTTIHNMAFQGVVPMDNADLLGIPALWRGIEGVEFWGQLSMLKAGLQYADAITTVSPTYAREIQTPEFGCGLDGVLRARADRLTGILNGIDTHAWNPAHDPLLLHAYTPGDFAGKAKNKAALQKQLGLKVDPRAMLFGIVSRLTPQKGVDLVLQHLDTILAEGAQLAVLGSGEAGLQHALSEAAAKRRGQMHVTLGFNEQLAHRIEAGVDCFLMPSRFEPCGLNQMYSQAYGTPPLVANTGGLADSVLDATQDEQQGTGFVMRTQDPSGFADALQRARAAFREPARWRRIADNGMRRRFGWEDSARKYLEVYGAAIARAGC, encoded by the coding sequence ATGAAGATCCTCTTCGCGACGCCCGAGTGCGCGCCCTACGTGAAGACCGGCGGGCTGGGCGACGTCAGCGGCGCGCTGCCCGCCGCGCTCGCGGCGCTGGGCCATGACGTGCGCGTGCTGCTGCCGGCGTACCGCGGCATGCGCGTGAGCGGGGCCGTCGGCGACACGGTCGACATTGCCGCCTCCGGCTCGTGGCCCGCCGCGCAACTGCTGCCCGTGCAGTTGGAATCCGGAGTGACGATGCTGCTGCTCGCCTGCCCGGGGCTGTACCAGCGCGAAGGCGGCCCCTACGTCGATGCGAACGGTGCCGACTACCACGACAACGTGCTGCGCTTCGGGGTGCTCAGCCGGGTCGCGGCGATGCTCGGTGGGCCGGCTTCGCCGCTCGCGGACTGGCGAGCCGACGTCGTGCACGGCAACGACTGGCCGTGCGGCCTCGCCCCGCTCTACCTGGCGCAGGCACGCGTCACGGGCTCGCGCACCGCGGCCAGCGTGACGACGATCCACAACATGGCATTCCAGGGCGTCGTGCCCATGGACAACGCGGACCTGCTGGGCATCCCCGCCCTCTGGCGCGGCATCGAGGGCGTGGAGTTCTGGGGCCAGCTGTCGATGCTCAAGGCGGGCCTGCAGTACGCCGACGCGATCACCACGGTGAGCCCGACGTATGCGCGCGAAATCCAGACGCCCGAATTCGGCTGCGGCCTGGACGGCGTGCTGCGGGCGCGCGCGGACCGGCTCACCGGCATCCTCAACGGCATCGACACGCACGCGTGGAACCCGGCGCACGACCCCTTGCTGCTGCACGCGTACACGCCGGGCGACTTCGCAGGCAAGGCGAAGAACAAGGCCGCGCTGCAGAAGCAGCTGGGATTGAAGGTGGACCCGCGCGCGATGCTGTTCGGCATCGTGAGCCGGCTCACGCCGCAGAAAGGCGTGGACCTGGTGCTGCAGCACCTGGACACCATCCTCGCCGAAGGCGCGCAGCTGGCCGTGCTGGGCAGCGGCGAGGCGGGTCTGCAGCACGCGCTGTCCGAAGCGGCGGCGAAACGCCGAGGGCAGATGCACGTGACGCTGGGCTTCAACGAGCAGTTGGCGCATCGCATCGAGGCCGGCGTCGACTGCTTCCTGATGCCCTCGCGCTTCGAGCCCTGCGGCCTGAACCAGATGTACAGCCAGGCCTACGGCACGCCGCCGCTGGTGGCGAACACCGGCGGCCTGGCCGACTCCGTGCTCGATGCCACGCAGGACGAGCAGCAGGGAACCGGCTTCGTCATGCGCACGCAGGACCCCTCCGGATTCGCCGACGCACTGCAACGCGCGCGTGCGGCATTTCGCGAACCCGCGCGCTGGCGCCGCATCGCCGACAACGGCATGCGCCGCCGCTTCGGCTGGGAAGACAGCGCCCGCAAGTACCTCGAGGTGTACGGCGCGGCAATCGCGCGCGCCGGCTGCTAG
- a CDS encoding LysR family transcriptional regulator, which yields MLDLNDMLFFAEVVDRGGFAAAGRTLGLPKSRLSRRIAELEAQLGVRLLQRTTRKLSLTEAGQQFHRHCVAMREEAEAAEEAIALVHGEPRGTVRVTCPVTLAQSTIGPLVPRFLHLHPHVRIDMEISNRVVDVVQEGVDVALRVRPTLDDSGSLVVKNLGPTRALLVASPGLLERVSRPATTADLHKVPTVAMSAADGRAAWQLRGPKDAAFELQHRPVYTANDMLTLRFAAIEGLGMAMLPDYVAARDLEGGRLVEVLPGWAPPVGIIHAVFASRRGMVPAVRRFLDFLGEAVIPGEIPPGCP from the coding sequence ATGCTCGACCTGAACGACATGCTCTTCTTTGCCGAGGTCGTCGACCGCGGCGGATTCGCGGCCGCGGGGCGCACGCTCGGCCTGCCCAAGTCGCGCCTATCGCGCCGCATCGCCGAGCTGGAAGCGCAGCTCGGCGTGCGCCTGCTGCAGCGGACCACGCGCAAGCTGTCGCTGACCGAAGCCGGCCAGCAATTCCATCGCCATTGCGTCGCGATGCGCGAGGAGGCCGAAGCCGCCGAGGAGGCGATCGCGCTGGTGCATGGCGAACCGCGCGGCACGGTGCGCGTCACGTGCCCGGTCACGCTGGCGCAGAGCACGATCGGCCCGCTGGTCCCGCGCTTCCTGCACCTGCACCCGCACGTGCGCATCGACATGGAGATCAGCAACCGCGTGGTCGACGTCGTGCAGGAGGGCGTCGACGTCGCGCTGCGCGTGCGGCCCACGCTGGACGACAGCGGCAGCCTGGTGGTGAAGAACCTCGGCCCCACGCGCGCGCTGCTCGTCGCCAGCCCCGGCTTGCTCGAGCGGGTGAGCCGCCCCGCAACGACCGCCGACCTGCACAAGGTGCCCACCGTCGCCATGTCGGCGGCCGATGGACGCGCGGCGTGGCAGCTGCGTGGGCCGAAGGACGCTGCGTTCGAGCTGCAGCACCGCCCGGTGTACACGGCCAACGACATGCTCACGCTGCGATTCGCGGCCATCGAGGGCCTCGGAATGGCCATGCTGCCCGACTATGTCGCGGCGCGCGACCTCGAGGGTGGCCGGCTCGTGGAAGTGCTGCCCGGGTGGGCGCCGCCTGTGGGAATCATCCACGCCGTCTTCGCCTCGCGGCGCGGCATGGTGCCGGCGGTGCGGCGCTTCCTCGATTTCCTGGGCGAGGCGGTGATCCCGGGCGAGATCCCGCCGGGCTGTCCCTAG
- a CDS encoding FMN-dependent NADH-azoreductase, translated as MKLLHLDSSPLAAQSASRVLTARIVGQWLAKHPGTTVERLDLAADAPSHLDADSLGFRLPADAEGLTDAQRRENAVSERLVSQFLAADVVVLGAPMYNFSIPSQLKAWIDRIAQAGRTFRYTEKGPEGLAGGKTVIVASTRGGVHAEGSPMEHQESYLRAMFGFLGVTDVRIVRAEGLAMGPEARSRALEAAEGAIAQHTADDEALVD; from the coding sequence ATGAAGCTGCTGCACCTTGATTCGAGCCCGCTGGCCGCCCAGTCGGCCTCGCGCGTCCTCACCGCCCGCATCGTCGGGCAATGGCTGGCCAAGCACCCCGGCACGACCGTGGAGCGGCTGGATCTCGCCGCCGACGCACCGTCGCACCTCGACGCGGATTCGCTGGGCTTTCGCCTGCCGGCGGACGCGGAAGGCCTGACGGACGCGCAGCGCCGCGAGAACGCGGTGTCCGAGCGGCTGGTGTCGCAGTTCCTCGCGGCCGACGTCGTCGTGCTCGGTGCGCCCATGTACAACTTCAGCATCCCGAGCCAGCTGAAGGCATGGATCGACCGCATCGCGCAGGCCGGCCGCACCTTCCGCTACACCGAGAAGGGCCCGGAAGGCCTGGCCGGCGGCAAGACCGTGATCGTCGCGTCCACCCGCGGCGGCGTGCATGCCGAGGGCTCGCCGATGGAGCACCAGGAGAGCTACCTGCGCGCGATGTTCGGCTTCCTCGGAGTCACGGACGTGCGCATCGTGCGCGCCGAGGGCCTGGCGATGGGCCCCGAAGCGCGCAGCCGCGCCCTGGAGGCGGCCGAAGGCGCGATCGCGCAGCACACGGCCGACGACGAAGCGCTGGTCGACTGA
- a CDS encoding NADPH-dependent FMN reductase, translating into MDTYRIAVVVGSLRKDSLNRRLALALAGMAPQGFTFEQLRIDDLPPYNQDNDGNPPEPVRRLKNEIANAQGVLFVTPEYNRSIPGVLKNAIDHASRPYGQSAWAGKPAGVVGISIGQIGTAIAQQHLRNMLAYLDMPTLGQPEVFLQNHEGLLDDKGQIGKDSTKQFLQSWMDRYVEWVRRHAAM; encoded by the coding sequence ATGGACACCTATCGCATCGCCGTGGTGGTTGGCAGCCTGCGCAAGGACTCGCTGAACCGCCGCCTCGCCCTCGCGCTCGCCGGCATGGCGCCGCAGGGCTTCACGTTCGAGCAGCTGCGGATCGACGACCTGCCGCCCTACAACCAGGACAACGACGGCAACCCGCCGGAACCCGTGCGGCGCCTCAAGAACGAGATCGCCAACGCGCAGGGCGTACTGTTCGTCACCCCGGAATACAACCGCTCGATCCCGGGCGTGCTGAAGAACGCGATCGACCACGCGTCGCGCCCGTATGGGCAGAGCGCCTGGGCCGGCAAGCCGGCCGGGGTGGTGGGCATCTCGATCGGGCAGATCGGCACGGCCATCGCGCAGCAGCACCTGCGCAACATGCTGGCCTACCTCGACATGCCGACGCTGGGCCAGCCGGAGGTGTTCCTGCAGAACCACGAAGGCCTGCTGGACGACAAGGGGCAGATCGGCAAGGACAGCACGAAGCAGTTCCTGCAATCCTGGATGGACCGCTACGTGGAGTGGGTGCGCCGGCACGCCGCGATGTGA
- a CDS encoding sulfite exporter TauE/SafE family protein, giving the protein MQFLLVFAVALMAGTVGGVVGTGSSIILMPVLVLAYGPLAAVPIMAIAALLGNIGRVIAWRRELAWRSAGAYCITAVPCAALGVHTLLSVPAGLIESVLGVFFLSMVFVRRWLARHEWKLRDVHLLLLGAPMGFLTGFVVSTGPLTIPIFTAAGLERGALLGTESLGSVAVYAAKIVAFQGFGALPWSVGLSGLLAGSAMMAGSFIGRHVVLRIAPSAFRLLIDALMVLSGLTLLWAAAR; this is encoded by the coding sequence ATGCAATTCCTGCTCGTGTTCGCCGTCGCGCTCATGGCCGGCACCGTCGGTGGCGTGGTGGGGACCGGCTCGTCGATCATCCTCATGCCCGTGCTCGTGCTGGCGTACGGGCCGCTGGCGGCCGTGCCCATCATGGCGATCGCCGCCCTGCTGGGAAACATCGGGCGCGTGATCGCCTGGCGGCGCGAACTGGCGTGGCGGTCCGCCGGGGCGTACTGCATCACTGCCGTTCCTTGCGCCGCGCTGGGCGTGCACACGCTGCTGTCGGTGCCCGCCGGGCTGATCGAATCGGTGCTCGGCGTGTTCTTCCTGTCGATGGTGTTCGTGCGCCGCTGGCTGGCACGGCACGAATGGAAGCTGCGCGACGTGCACCTGCTGCTGCTGGGCGCGCCGATGGGATTCCTCACCGGCTTCGTCGTCTCGACCGGGCCGCTGACGATTCCGATTTTCACCGCCGCCGGGCTTGAGCGTGGCGCGCTGCTGGGCACCGAGTCGCTCGGTTCGGTGGCGGTCTACGCCGCCAAGATCGTGGCGTTCCAGGGTTTCGGCGCCCTGCCCTGGTCCGTGGGCTTGAGCGGCCTGCTTGCGGGCTCCGCGATGATGGCCGGGTCGTTCATCGGGCGGCACGTGGTGCTGCGCATCGCGCCGTCGGCGTTCCGCCTGCTGATCGACGCGCTGATGGTGCTGTCGGGACTGACGCTGCTGTGGGCCGCGGCTCGCTGA
- a CDS encoding sulfate ABC transporter substrate-binding protein, whose translation MSLRRDFIKFPLSLAVGGALPAAFAQAPPLTLLNVSYDPTRELYAEYNQAFARYWKAKTGQDVVVRQSHGGSGKQARSIIDGLEADVATLALGGDTDALVRHGGWVKEGWQKRLSNNASPYTSTIVLVVRRGNPKGIQDWDDLARPGISVITPNPKTSGGARWNYLAAWEYARRKGGDDAKAKDFVARLFSNVPVLDTGARGSTITFAQRGQGDVLIAWENEAFLLEKEFGARFDVVAPSVSILAEPAVTVVDKVVDKRGTRQLAEEYLKYLYSEEGQDIIGKNFYRPAISKQAQARYAKQFPKIPLFTIDQAFGGWAKADKEHFADGGSFDQVYARK comes from the coding sequence ATGAGCCTTCGCCGCGACTTTATCAAGTTTCCCCTCTCACTCGCCGTCGGCGGCGCATTGCCTGCCGCCTTCGCGCAGGCACCGCCCTTGACGCTGCTGAACGTGTCGTACGACCCCACGCGCGAGCTGTACGCGGAGTACAACCAGGCGTTCGCGAGGTACTGGAAGGCGAAGACCGGCCAGGACGTGGTCGTCAGGCAGTCGCATGGCGGCTCGGGCAAGCAGGCGCGCTCGATCATCGACGGGCTGGAAGCAGACGTCGCGACCCTCGCCCTGGGCGGCGACACCGACGCGCTCGTCAGGCATGGCGGCTGGGTGAAGGAAGGCTGGCAGAAGCGCCTGTCGAACAACGCGTCGCCGTACACGTCCACCATCGTGCTGGTCGTGCGCCGCGGCAACCCGAAGGGCATCCAGGACTGGGACGACCTGGCCCGGCCCGGCATCAGCGTGATCACGCCGAACCCGAAGACGTCCGGCGGCGCGCGCTGGAACTACCTGGCCGCGTGGGAGTACGCCCGGCGCAAGGGCGGTGACGACGCGAAGGCGAAGGACTTCGTCGCGCGCCTGTTCTCCAACGTGCCCGTGCTCGACACCGGCGCACGCGGTTCGACCATCACGTTCGCGCAGCGTGGCCAGGGCGACGTGCTCATCGCCTGGGAGAACGAGGCGTTCCTGCTGGAGAAGGAGTTCGGCGCCAGGTTCGACGTCGTCGCGCCGTCGGTATCGATCCTCGCCGAGCCCGCGGTCACCGTGGTCGACAAGGTGGTCGACAAGCGCGGCACGCGACAGCTGGCCGAGGAGTACCTCAAGTACCTGTATTCCGAGGAAGGCCAGGACATCATCGGCAAGAACTTCTACCGGCCCGCCATTTCGAAGCAGGCGCAGGCCAGGTACGCGAAGCAGTTTCCGAAGATCCCGCTGTTCACCATCGACCAGGCCTTCGGCGGCTGGGCGAAGGCGGACAAGGAGCACTTCGCCGACGGCGGCAGCTTCGACCAGGTCTACGCGCGCAAATGA
- a CDS encoding oxidative damage protection protein, translating into MARTVQCIKLGREAEGLDFPPYPGELGKRLYESVSKEAWAAWLKHQTMLVNENRLNLADQRAREYLKRQMEQHFFGSGADVAQGYVPPST; encoded by the coding sequence GTGGCCCGCACCGTCCAATGCATCAAGCTCGGCCGCGAAGCCGAGGGACTCGACTTCCCGCCGTATCCCGGCGAGCTCGGCAAGCGCCTGTACGAGAGCGTCAGCAAGGAAGCCTGGGCCGCCTGGCTCAAGCACCAGACCATGCTGGTGAACGAGAACCGGCTGAACCTCGCGGACCAGCGCGCTCGCGAGTACCTCAAGCGCCAGATGGAGCAGCACTTCTTCGGCAGCGGCGCCGACGTGGCCCAGGGCTACGTGCCTCCCAGCACCTGA